In Candidatus Saccharimonadia bacterium, a single genomic region encodes these proteins:
- a CDS encoding TlyA family RNA methyltransferase: MKQRLDVLMVTRGLAPTRTQAQALIMAGQVSAEGRRLEKPGLMVHADTSLHVKDQPRYASRAGDKLASVVEHFGLDFGGKIVLDVGSSTGGFTDLALQHGAARVYCVDVGTGQLAYRLRQDERVVVMEQTDIRDVTVGDAGKAIPEPADMAVMDVSFISLTKVLEVAAALVRPGGLLVAMAKPQFEAGKALADKYHGVIPLGGERDEVLGDLRLWMRERFEIMAEMDSAVSGAEGNVERFFLLRTRS, encoded by the coding sequence GTGAAGCAGCGGCTTGATGTGCTGATGGTGACCCGGGGTCTGGCGCCCACGCGCACGCAGGCGCAGGCGCTGATTATGGCCGGCCAGGTGTCGGCGGAGGGGCGGCGGCTGGAGAAGCCTGGCTTGATGGTGCACGCGGACACTTCGCTGCATGTGAAGGACCAGCCGCGATACGCGAGCCGGGCGGGGGACAAGTTGGCCTCGGTAGTGGAGCATTTTGGGCTCGACTTTGGAGGCAAGATTGTGCTCGATGTGGGCTCGTCGACGGGCGGGTTTACGGATTTGGCGCTGCAGCACGGCGCGGCGCGGGTGTATTGCGTGGATGTGGGGACCGGCCAGCTGGCGTACAGATTGCGGCAAGATGAGCGCGTGGTAGTGATGGAGCAGACGGATATTCGCGACGTGACGGTCGGCGATGCGGGCAAGGCCATTCCGGAGCCAGCGGATATGGCGGTGATGGACGTGTCGTTTATCTCGCTTACCAAAGTGCTAGAGGTTGCGGCGGCGTTGGTAAGACCGGGTGGGCTGCTTGTGGCCATGGCGAAGCCGCAATTTGAGGCGGGCAAAGCGTTGGCGGATAAATATCACGGGGTGATACCGCTGGGGGGCGAGCGGGACGAGGTTTTGGGCGATTTGCGGCTGTGGATGCGCGAACGGTTCGAGATTATGGCCGAAATGGACTCGGCGGTGTCGGGCGCTGAGGGGAATGTGGAGCGGTTTTTCCTGCTCCGGACTCGCTCATGA
- the efp gene encoding elongation factor P, giving the protein MVYGHTDLKIGVLVELEGAPYRVVEYSHKAMGRGGAVVQVKLKNLLSGGVVEKSFRSSDKILPADVSRVNMQMLYREGDNLVFMNNETYDQETVSTEVLGDQAKYVADGTTVGLQMFNGRVIGLEIPNAVQLAVTETEPGVKGDTATTALKPATLETGVQVMVPLFVNEGDRVKVNTLSGAYLERAK; this is encoded by the coding sequence ATGGTTTACGGACACACGGATCTGAAGATCGGGGTGCTAGTGGAACTCGAGGGTGCGCCGTACCGCGTAGTGGAATACTCGCATAAGGCTATGGGCCGCGGTGGTGCGGTGGTGCAGGTGAAGCTCAAGAATTTGCTGAGTGGTGGCGTGGTGGAGAAATCATTCCGTAGCTCAGATAAGATTCTGCCGGCCGATGTGAGCCGGGTGAATATGCAGATGCTATACCGTGAGGGCGACAATCTGGTTTTTATGAATAATGAGACCTACGACCAGGAAACCGTGAGCACTGAAGTGCTCGGTGATCAGGCCAAATATGTGGCCGATGGGACGACGGTGGGTTTGCAGATGTTCAACGGCCGGGTGATTGGCCTTGAAATCCCCAATGCGGTGCAGTTGGCGGTCACTGAGACCGAGCCGGGCGTGAAGGGCGACACCGCTACCACGGCGCTGAAGCCGGCTACGCTAGAGACCGGCGTGCAGGTAATGGTGCCGCTGTTTGTGAACGAGGGCGACCGCGTGAAGGTGAATACCTTGAGCGGGGCCTACCTCGAGCGCGCTAAGTAG
- the rpsR gene encoding 30S ribosomal protein S18, giving the protein MANFYSKKVCRFCAEKVDYVDYKDVKLLQRYLSSYGKIEGRKRTGNCLRHQRRVAVALKRARHIALLPFTVR; this is encoded by the coding sequence ATGGCTAATTTTTATTCAAAGAAAGTCTGCCGCTTTTGCGCCGAGAAGGTCGATTATGTCGACTACAAGGACGTGAAGCTGTTGCAGCGGTACCTCTCGAGCTACGGCAAGATCGAGGGTCGCAAGCGCACTGGTAACTGCTTGCGTCACCAGCGGCGCGTAGCCGTGGCGCTCAAGCGCGCTCGTCACATTGCTTTGCTGCCGTTTACGGTTCGGTAG
- the ssb gene encoding single-stranded DNA-binding protein — translation MAKSFNQAIIMGNLTRDPELRSTPSGQQVASFAVATNRSWMDQSGERKEAVEYHEIVAWGKLGELAAQYLAKGRKVMVIGRLQTQSWEKDGVKRQRTEIVASDVNFLDGPGGAPVGGGEPRSGAASAGSNPASAAKSDDVVIQDLDANSNINLDDIPF, via the coding sequence ATGGCAAAAAGCTTTAACCAAGCCATAATTATGGGTAATCTGACGCGCGATCCGGAATTGCGCTCGACCCCCAGCGGTCAGCAAGTGGCATCGTTTGCGGTGGCCACCAATCGGAGCTGGATGGATCAGAGCGGTGAACGTAAAGAGGCGGTGGAATACCACGAGATTGTGGCTTGGGGAAAGCTTGGAGAGCTAGCTGCTCAGTACTTGGCCAAGGGCCGCAAGGTGATGGTGATCGGCCGGTTGCAAACTCAGAGCTGGGAAAAAGACGGCGTGAAGCGTCAGCGCACGGAAATCGTGGCGAGCGACGTCAACTTCCTGGATGGCCCCGGCGGAGCGCCGGTTGGGGGCGGGGAGCCTCGCAGCGGTGCCGCGTCGGCCGGTAGCAACCCGGCTTCGGCGGCCAAGTCCGACGATGTGGTGATCCAGGATCTGGACGCCAATTCCAACATTAATTTAGATGACATCCCGTTTTAG
- the rpsF gene encoding 30S ribosomal protein S6 encodes MQKTYELMVLLHPDLEIDVEAPITKVENLIADAGGKVLKRDNWGKKRLAYRIARQDFAIYVYFEVTLPPEGVAQLDSTILIMEEVLRHILVVHEENPPRAEAKKDDRGDKKAEVVAEAKGEDEAKADEKEGDK; translated from the coding sequence ATGCAAAAGACTTATGAGTTGATGGTGCTGTTGCACCCCGATCTCGAAATCGACGTGGAAGCGCCGATTACTAAGGTCGAAAATCTCATCGCCGATGCCGGCGGAAAGGTTCTGAAGCGCGATAACTGGGGCAAGAAGCGCCTGGCTTATCGAATCGCGCGTCAGGACTTTGCTATTTACGTGTATTTTGAGGTGACGTTGCCACCTGAGGGCGTTGCGCAGCTCGATAGCACTATTCTTATTATGGAAGAAGTGCTACGGCATATTTTGGTGGTGCACGAAGAGAATCCTCCTCGCGCTGAAGCCAAAAAAGATGATAGGGGTGATAAGAAGGCCGAGGTAGTAGCCGAGGCTAAGGGTGAAGACGAAGCGAAAGCAGACGAGAAAGAGGGAGACAAGTAG
- a CDS encoding PRC-barrel domain-containing protein: MYTLESNLTGQPIISLQTGQAVAWIGEPLLTITALQVIAFTCRVAPRSQAFLLMTRDIRQFAADCVIIDDEDDLTDPADIVRLKADLKDRYSPLGQSVIADTGRRLGSVEDYSINLDTNRVQKLHIRRPLFWGWFSPNLIIDRTQIVDITPSHITVRDTTVQDALLNTDSLPETQP; the protein is encoded by the coding sequence ATGTATACTCTGGAGAGCAACCTCACCGGCCAACCCATCATCAGCCTCCAAACCGGCCAGGCCGTCGCCTGGATCGGCGAACCGCTCCTCACCATCACCGCCCTGCAAGTCATCGCCTTTACCTGTCGCGTAGCTCCCCGCAGCCAAGCCTTCCTGCTCATGACGCGCGACATCCGGCAATTCGCCGCCGATTGCGTCATCATCGACGACGAAGACGACCTCACCGACCCAGCCGATATCGTACGACTCAAAGCCGATCTAAAAGACCGCTACTCCCCGCTAGGTCAATCCGTGATAGCCGACACCGGCCGCCGGCTGGGTTCGGTCGAAGATTACTCAATCAATCTCGATACCAATCGGGTACAAAAGCTTCATATCCGCCGGCCTCTATTTTGGGGCTGGTTTAGCCCGAATCTCATTATCGACCGCACCCAAATCGTTGATATCACCCCGAGTCATATTACCGTTCGCGACACCACGGTTCAGGATGCCCTGTTAAATACCGATTCCCTACCCGAAACCCAACCTTGA
- a CDS encoding RecX family transcriptional regulator: protein MPVVTAIKRKSRLRGAVLFRVFIDEVFAFSLSDLELSNSGIRVGQELSEGQIGEFRAEAKESKAYALALRYLGVRMRSRRELADYLAGKGCEPAEIEVAIGRLEGLGLVDDLRFGRAWIADRQAVRPRSRLRLAQELAAKGVARDIAEVALRDMAPESELESLKQLIQRKRRLSGYADERKLTAYLQRQGYRWDLIKEALEVSSELD from the coding sequence ATGCCGGTCGTTACGGCGATAAAGCGAAAGTCGCGGCTTAGAGGCGCGGTGCTGTTCCGGGTGTTCATTGATGAGGTCTTCGCGTTTAGTTTGAGCGATCTCGAGCTCAGTAATAGCGGTATTCGAGTGGGCCAGGAGCTCAGTGAGGGCCAGATTGGGGAGTTTCGCGCGGAGGCTAAGGAGTCCAAGGCGTATGCCTTGGCTCTGCGGTATCTCGGAGTGCGGATGCGCAGTCGTCGGGAGCTCGCGGACTATCTGGCCGGCAAAGGGTGTGAGCCGGCTGAGATCGAGGTCGCGATTGGGCGGCTGGAGGGGTTGGGGTTGGTCGATGACCTCAGGTTTGGACGGGCTTGGATAGCGGACCGGCAAGCGGTGAGACCGCGGAGCCGTCTGAGGCTTGCCCAGGAGTTGGCCGCGAAAGGTGTGGCTCGGGATATTGCGGAGGTGGCGTTGCGTGATATGGCGCCGGAAAGCGAGCTTGAGTCACTTAAACAGCTCATCCAGCGCAAACGCAGATTAAGTGGCTATGCAGATGAGCGTAAGCTCACGGCTTATTTGCAGCGGCAAGGCTACCGCTGGGATCTCATCAAAGAGGCTCTGGAGGTGTCGTCTGAATTGGACTAG
- the recA gene encoding recombinase RecA: MKAIDLAMAQIEKQFGAGSIMKLGEAHKIDVATIPTGSLSLDLALGGGLPQGRIIEIYGPESSGKTTLALHAVAEVQKSGGTAAFIDAEHALDPEYAGRIGINLDTLLISQPDTGEQALEIVETLVRSSAVDIVVVDSVAALVPRAEIEGDMGDAHVGLQARLMSQALRKLTGVISKSKTTVVFINQLRLKIGVMFGNPETTAGGQALKYYASVRMDIRGSEQIKDGDVSIGKHVKVKVVKNKVAAPFKVAEFDIMFNEGISTAGDLVDLAVKFGLVIKSGAWYSYKEEKIGQGREAAKQYLKDHPELMVTLDKDIRKLAQAV; encoded by the coding sequence ATGAAGGCCATTGATCTGGCGATGGCGCAGATTGAGAAGCAATTCGGAGCCGGCTCGATCATGAAGCTGGGTGAGGCTCACAAGATTGACGTGGCGACGATTCCGACCGGGTCGCTGTCGCTGGATTTGGCGTTGGGTGGCGGGTTGCCGCAAGGGCGGATTATTGAGATTTACGGGCCGGAATCGAGCGGCAAGACCACATTGGCGCTGCATGCAGTGGCGGAGGTGCAAAAGAGCGGGGGTACGGCGGCGTTTATTGACGCGGAGCACGCTTTGGACCCGGAGTATGCGGGGCGGATCGGGATTAACCTCGACACGTTGTTGATTTCGCAGCCCGATACGGGCGAGCAGGCGCTCGAGATCGTGGAGACGCTGGTGCGGTCGTCGGCTGTGGATATTGTGGTGGTAGACTCGGTGGCGGCGTTGGTGCCGCGGGCCGAGATCGAGGGCGACATGGGCGATGCGCATGTGGGCCTGCAGGCGCGGCTGATGAGCCAGGCGTTGCGCAAGCTGACCGGGGTAATTTCCAAGAGCAAAACCACGGTGGTGTTCATTAATCAGCTGCGGCTCAAAATTGGCGTGATGTTTGGCAATCCCGAGACTACGGCCGGCGGGCAGGCGCTCAAGTATTATGCTTCGGTGCGCATGGATATTCGCGGTTCGGAGCAGATCAAAGACGGCGACGTTTCCATCGGCAAGCATGTGAAGGTGAAGGTGGTGAAGAATAAGGTGGCGGCGCCGTTTAAGGTGGCCGAATTCGATATTATGTTTAACGAGGGGATCTCGACGGCCGGCGATTTGGTTGATCTGGCGGTGAAGTTCGGGCTGGTGATCAAGAGCGGGGCGTGGTACTCGTACAAAGAGGAGAAGATCGGTCAGGGGCGAGAGGCGGCTAAGCAGTATCTGAAAGATCATCCCGAGCTGATGGTGACGCTCGACAAGGATATTCGCAAGCTCGCTCAGGCGGTCTAG
- a CDS encoding YajQ family cyclic di-GMP-binding protein, whose product MAKDFSFDVASDYDVAEMTNAVDQAQRELGQRFDFKGTAAKLEFADGKTGVQIEGETKNQLDAILDMFQSKLVKRGVSLKVLDVSKDPVAGGKEMRWSVPFKKGLDQDKAKQITKLIRDKYPKAKAQIQGDMVRVSSTSKDDLQGVMVALREATFDFPLDFQNYR is encoded by the coding sequence ATGGCGAAGGATTTTTCGTTTGATGTGGCCAGTGACTACGATGTGGCCGAGATGACCAATGCGGTGGATCAGGCGCAGCGGGAGCTGGGTCAGCGGTTTGACTTTAAGGGGACGGCGGCCAAGCTAGAGTTTGCGGATGGCAAGACCGGGGTGCAGATAGAGGGGGAGACGAAGAACCAGCTCGATGCGATTTTGGACATGTTCCAGAGCAAGTTGGTGAAGCGTGGCGTGTCGCTGAAGGTGCTGGATGTGAGCAAGGATCCGGTTGCCGGTGGCAAGGAGATGCGCTGGAGCGTGCCGTTTAAGAAGGGGCTGGATCAGGACAAGGCGAAGCAGATTACGAAACTGATTCGCGACAAATACCCGAAGGCGAAGGCGCAGATCCAGGGCGATATGGTGCGGGTGAGCTCGACGAGCAAGGATGATTTGCAGGGGGTGATGGTGGCGCTGCGCGAGGCGACTTTTGACTTTCCGCTCGATTTCCAAAATTACCGTTGA
- a CDS encoding RodZ domain-containing protein — MREDTKRPETGQELHVGQQLKARRQALRLSLAQVEVDTKIRGKFLTALESGDYSSLPNDIYSRGFVQHYASHLGLDGVHVAADYVRERGGVAQADTKRPQLERAPRLVFTGKLAAVGGVLVVAASVLWYLLWQFSALASAPGLTVNSPESDVVLTGAVVNVAGHTTPGADVSVNESPVLTDTDGNFSEKVALQDGVNAIKVVARSKLGKSSVVMRNVLAKLPKMSAAEAVVPAAVFDGVAVVVSVSETTSIVVLVDGAEAFRGTFVAGKSLVFTGKVDVNVTTGNAGATSLTVTNAAGAGKRLSPLGKEGEIRRNQDFAKDTVIP, encoded by the coding sequence ATGCGGGAAGATACGAAGCGGCCTGAGACGGGTCAGGAATTACACGTGGGCCAGCAGCTCAAGGCCCGGCGGCAGGCGTTGCGGCTGAGTTTGGCGCAGGTGGAGGTTGATACGAAAATTCGGGGTAAGTTCCTGACGGCGCTGGAGTCGGGGGATTATTCGAGTTTGCCGAATGATATTTATTCGCGGGGATTTGTGCAGCACTATGCGAGCCATTTGGGGCTGGATGGAGTGCATGTGGCGGCGGATTATGTGCGGGAGCGTGGTGGTGTGGCGCAGGCTGATACCAAGCGGCCGCAGCTGGAGCGGGCGCCGCGGTTGGTGTTTACGGGTAAATTGGCTGCGGTGGGGGGTGTGCTCGTGGTGGCGGCGAGCGTACTGTGGTATCTGTTGTGGCAATTTTCGGCCTTGGCGTCGGCGCCGGGCTTGACGGTGAACTCGCCGGAATCTGATGTGGTGCTGACCGGCGCGGTGGTGAATGTGGCGGGGCATACTACGCCCGGGGCTGACGTGAGCGTGAACGAGTCGCCGGTGCTGACCGATACGGATGGTAACTTTAGCGAAAAGGTGGCGTTGCAAGACGGGGTGAATGCGATCAAGGTGGTGGCGCGGAGCAAGCTGGGTAAGAGCAGCGTGGTGATGCGCAATGTGCTGGCTAAACTGCCCAAGATGAGTGCGGCTGAGGCGGTAGTGCCGGCGGCGGTGTTCGACGGAGTGGCGGTGGTGGTGAGTGTGAGTGAGACGACGTCGATTGTGGTGCTCGTGGACGGGGCCGAGGCGTTTCGGGGGACCTTTGTGGCGGGCAAGAGTTTGGTGTTTACGGGTAAGGTGGATGTGAACGTTACGACCGGCAATGCTGGTGCCACGAGCCTCACAGTGACGAACGCGGCGGGGGCGGGTAAGCGGCTGAGCCCGTTGGGCAAAGAGGGTGAGATTCGGCGCAATCAGGATTTTGCGAAGGATACGGTGATTCCTTAG
- a CDS encoding DNA translocase FtsK 4TM domain-containing protein, with protein MAAKKTSTKTKRKATTRRSRAKAAKLSPEARREISSVVLGLLALLLAFACFNFGGSLVTGMFHGLRVGIGYSAYVLPVIFGALAWMLFQPDKYAVKGLNYFGFLGLVASLSALCHLLIGRADAQLAAMGGYGGGYLGYAISMWMLTLLNGVAAAIVLVALLAIFLILATNTNLKALFTAILSGFTREGKAVDDDEAAGGKQPELQLKVNDNSGASMTALPVRGDLNLGGGGFKKPAPAAAEAPQEALTANSEEAWEAPSLDLLQATSTKADAGDVNANAKTIASTMESFGINVTMGEVNVGPTVTQYTFIPPAGVKLNKITGLDTNLALSLAAHPIRIEAPIPGKSAVGVEIPNKKIATVRLRDVLSAPEIESQKAPLTFVLGRDVSGTPMSSDLAAMPHLLIAGATGSGKSVMINALLTSLLYRNSPADMKLILVDPKRVELGLYNDIPHLLTPVIVEPEKCISALKWAVAEMERRYKLLAEVGNRNIVEYNTSHKGEAMPYIVIVIDELADLMVLAAADVESLIVRLAQMARAVGIHLVLATQRPSVDVITGIIKANIPARLAFSVASQIDSRTILDQMGAEKLLGKGDMLFSSPEYIKPRRIQGVYIDEKETKAVTDYLRSARAPQYNDEVLAQKVSLGGGRSGGGGDLGEPDDDMFDEAAEAVFRAGKASASMLQRRLRIGYARAARLLDLLEERGIIGPADGARPRDVLISSLDQVQGGGGGGEAMRPAEPYEE; from the coding sequence ATGGCAGCCAAGAAGACTTCTACCAAGACCAAGCGCAAAGCTACGACCCGGCGGTCGCGGGCGAAGGCGGCCAAATTGTCGCCTGAGGCGCGGCGAGAGATTTCGTCGGTAGTGCTGGGGCTGCTGGCGCTGTTGCTGGCGTTTGCGTGTTTTAATTTTGGCGGGTCGCTCGTGACGGGTATGTTCCACGGCTTGCGGGTTGGGATCGGCTATAGCGCCTACGTGTTGCCGGTGATTTTTGGGGCTTTGGCGTGGATGTTGTTTCAGCCGGATAAGTATGCGGTGAAGGGGCTGAATTATTTTGGGTTTTTGGGCTTGGTGGCGAGTTTATCGGCACTGTGTCATTTGTTGATAGGCCGGGCTGACGCGCAGCTGGCAGCTATGGGCGGGTACGGCGGCGGGTACCTGGGGTACGCCATTAGCATGTGGATGCTGACGTTGCTCAACGGGGTGGCAGCGGCGATTGTGCTGGTGGCATTGCTGGCGATTTTCTTGATTTTGGCGACCAATACCAATCTGAAGGCGTTGTTTACGGCGATTTTGAGTGGGTTTACGCGCGAGGGCAAGGCGGTAGACGACGATGAGGCGGCTGGTGGTAAGCAGCCGGAGCTGCAGCTGAAGGTGAACGATAACTCGGGTGCGTCGATGACGGCGTTGCCGGTGCGGGGTGATTTGAACCTAGGCGGGGGGGGGTTCAAGAAGCCGGCGCCGGCTGCCGCTGAGGCGCCGCAAGAGGCGCTGACGGCTAATTCGGAGGAGGCCTGGGAGGCGCCGAGTTTGGATTTGTTGCAGGCTACGAGCACCAAGGCGGATGCGGGGGACGTGAATGCGAATGCCAAGACGATTGCGTCGACGATGGAGAGCTTTGGGATTAACGTGACGATGGGCGAGGTGAACGTGGGGCCGACGGTGACACAGTACACGTTTATTCCGCCGGCGGGGGTGAAGCTCAATAAGATTACGGGGTTGGATACGAATCTGGCACTGAGCTTGGCGGCGCATCCGATTCGCATTGAGGCGCCGATTCCGGGCAAGAGCGCGGTGGGGGTGGAGATCCCAAATAAGAAGATTGCGACAGTGCGGCTGCGGGATGTGCTGAGCGCGCCCGAAATTGAATCGCAAAAGGCGCCGCTGACATTTGTGCTGGGGCGCGATGTGAGTGGCACGCCGATGAGCTCGGACCTAGCGGCGATGCCGCATCTTTTGATCGCGGGGGCGACGGGTTCGGGTAAATCGGTGATGATTAACGCGTTGCTGACGAGTTTGCTGTACCGGAATTCGCCGGCGGATATGAAGCTGATACTGGTGGACCCGAAGCGGGTGGAGTTGGGGTTGTACAACGATATTCCGCATTTGTTGACGCCCGTGATCGTGGAGCCGGAGAAGTGTATTTCGGCACTGAAATGGGCGGTGGCGGAGATGGAGCGACGGTATAAACTGCTGGCCGAGGTGGGCAACCGTAACATCGTGGAGTACAACACTTCGCACAAAGGCGAGGCGATGCCGTACATCGTGATTGTGATCGATGAGCTGGCGGACTTGATGGTGCTGGCGGCGGCGGATGTGGAGAGTTTGATCGTGCGGTTGGCGCAGATGGCGCGGGCGGTGGGCATTCACCTAGTGCTGGCCACGCAGCGGCCGAGCGTGGACGTGATTACGGGCATCATCAAGGCGAATATTCCGGCGCGGTTGGCGTTTAGTGTGGCGAGCCAGATTGATTCGCGGACGATTTTGGACCAGATGGGGGCGGAGAAGCTGCTAGGTAAGGGCGATATGTTGTTCTCGAGCCCGGAGTACATTAAACCGCGGCGTATTCAAGGGGTGTACATTGACGAGAAGGAAACGAAGGCGGTGACGGATTATTTGCGCTCGGCGCGGGCGCCGCAGTACAACGACGAGGTGCTGGCGCAGAAGGTGTCGCTGGGCGGCGGGCGCAGCGGGGGCGGGGGCGATCTGGGTGAGCCGGACGACGATATGTTTGACGAGGCGGCGGAGGCGGTGTTTCGGGCCGGGAAGGCATCGGCCTCGATGTTGCAGCGGCGGTTGAGGATTGGGTATGCGCGGGCGGCGCGGCTGCTGGATTTGCTGGAGGAGCGGGGGATCATTGGGCCGGCAGATGGGGCGCGGCCGCGCGATGTGTTGATTTCGAGCTTGGATCAGGTTCAGGGTGGCGGCGGTGGTGGTGAGGCGATGCGGCCGGCGGAGCCGTATGAGGAGTAG